From Pagrus major chromosome 6, Pma_NU_1.0, one genomic window encodes:
- the LOC140998169 gene encoding paxillin-like yields the protein MDDLDALLADLESTTSHISKRPLFLSDETAYSFPVGGQTQQDSCSPPQVPPTPSEQNGLDETESFSSAQRSPWSRDSGSPTQAIGEEDHVYSFPNKQKSSESSAVAMNSSLGSNLSELDRLLLELNAVQQSTPAFATEEEAAPPLPASSIIHNIQENGVSTAGKTAPPVLEKPKRSTATRGIEDVRPSVESLLDELESSVPSPIPTPLVVSDEQIDGQEETPAQQQARMSASSATRELDELMASLSDFKVQSNIQSQGKTSPTGPPKPANKLDNMLGSLQSDLNRLGVQTVAKGVCGACKKPIVGQVVTAMGRTWHPEHFVCTHCQDEIGSRNFFEREGQPYCEKDYHNLFSPRCHYCNGPILDKVVTALDKTWHPEHFFCAQCGAFFGPEGFHEKDGKAFCRKDYFDMFAPKCGGCARAILENYISALNSLWHPECFVCRECFTPFINGSFFDHDGQPYCEAHYHERRGSLCSGCQKPITGRCITAMGKKFHPEHFVCAFCLKQLNKGTFKEQNDKPYCQGCFIKLFS from the exons ATGGATGATTTAG ATGCTTTGTTGGCGGACCTTGAGTCCACAACCTCCCACATTTCCAAGCGTCCGCTCTTCCTGTCTGACGAGACCGCCTACTCCTTCCCTGTCGGGGGTCAGACCCAGCAAGACAGCTGCTCTCCACCCCAAGTCCCACCCACGCCCTCTGAGCAAAATGGACTAGATGAAACAGAG tctttcagctcagctcagagaaGTCCCTGGTCTAGAGATAGCGGTAGTCCAACCCAAGCCATTGGTGAAGAGGACCACGTATACAG TTTCCCTAATAAGCAGAAGAGCAGTGAGTCATCAGCTGTTGCCATGAACTCATCTTTGGGTAGCAACCTGTCTGAGCTGGACCGCCTGCTGCTGGAGCTTAATGCTGTCCAGCAAAGCACCCCTGCCTTCGCCACAGAAG AAGAAGCAGCTCCCCCACTGCCTGCCAGCAGCATCATCCACAATATCCAGGAGAATGGAGTCTCGACTGCAGGCAAGACTGCACCACCTGTACTGGAGAAACCCAAACGCAGTACAGCAACTCGAGGAATAGAGGACGTACGACCAAGTGTAGAGAGCCTTCTGGATGAGCTGGAAAGTTCTGTGCCCTCACCTAT TCCCACACCTTTGGTTGTGTCAGATGAACAAATAGATGGACAAGAGGAAACACCAGCACAGCAGCAAGCCAGAATGTCTGCCTCCTCTGCCACACGAGAGCTGGATGAGCTAATGGCCTCCCTGTCTGACTTCAAAGTCCAAAGCAAT ATCCAGTCCCAGGGAAAGACTTCCCCCACTGGTCCTCCCAAACCTGCCAACAAACTGGACAACATGCTGGGCAGCCTGCAGTCCGACCTCAACAGACTTGGAGTCCAGACGGTGGCTAAAGGCGTCTGTGGAGCCTGCAAGAAACCCATCGTAGGCCAG GTGGTGACGGCCATGGGCAGAACGTGGCACCCCGAGCACTTTGTGTGCACCCACTGCCAGGACGAGATAGGCTCCAGGAACTTCTTTGAGCGGGAGGGGCAGCCTTACTGTGAGAAGGACTACCATAACCTGTTCTCACCACGATGCCACTACTGTAATGGACCCATACTGGAT AAAGTAGTGACTGCTTTGGACAAGACTTGGCATCCGGAGCACTTCTTCTGTGCCCAGTGCGGAGCCTTTTTTGGACCAGAGG GTTTCCATGAGAAGGATGGAAAGGCGTTCTGCAGAAAGGACTACTTTGACATGTTTGCTCCAAAATGTGGTGGCTGTGCCCGCGCCATCCTGGAGAACTACATCTCAGCTCTCAACTCACTCTGGCACCCTGAGTGCTTCGTCTGCAGG GAGTGTTTCACCCCTTTCATTAACGGCAGCTTCTTTGACCACGACGGCCAGCCGTACTGCGAGGCGCACTACCACGAGCGGCGTGGCTCACTGTGCTCCGGCTGCCAGAAGCCCATCACTGGCCGCTGCATCACTGCCATGGGCAAGAAGTTCCACCCGGAGCACTTTGTGTGCGCTTTCTGCCTGAAGCAGCTGAACAAAGGCACCTTCAAGGAGCAGAATGATAAGCCCTACTGCCAAGGCTGCTTCATCAAACTCTTCAGTTAG